The DNA region AACCCGGCGACCGGGGCGATGACCTTGAGCCCCTTGCCGTGCGAGCACAGGAACTGGTCGGTGACGCTGCGGAAGAGATCGATCCATTCCTCGGAGTCCACAAAGGACGCGATCTCGGCCTTCTTGGGGACACCGGGATATTCGCCGAACCGGCTGGCGGAGCCGAAGAGCCAGCGGTTCTCGGCGAGCGCGTTGTAGCAATAGGCGCGGAAGGTCAGGCCCGCGGCGAGCGTGCGCTCGCGGACTTCGGTGAACCAGGCCCAGAACTCGGCGAAGGACCGGGCCTCGTCCGCGGTCGGCAGCGGCTCCCAGGTCGCGAACGCCCGGTAGCCCTGCTCCATCCCGATGTCGGCGCCGGTCAGCAGCGAACCCCACAGGTACGCGCCGGAATCACCGAAGCTCTCCATGTCGACGTCGACCTCGACGTCACCGCGCGGGACCTCGACGCGGTCGACCTTGCGCACCATCGTGAGATCGGCGAGCCAGGCACGCGCCAGGATGATCGAATCGGCGAAGGTGCCGCCGGTCCAGTTCATCGGCGGGGGCTCGTCGGCCGGGTCGAGCGCGGCCAGCTTGTCCACTGTGGACACCCCGGCGCGGCGCAGCTCCATCGCGTCTTCGCCGCGGACGACCAGGCTGACGTCGCGGGTTTCGGTGAGCACCACCTCGCACGTCGGCCACCAAGGACAGCGTCGGCATTCGAGGACGCGAGAGGGTTCCGCGAGCGGCTCGTCCCCATGGGCGGCGGCGTTCGCGATGGCGAGCCTGTCGGCGAAGCGGCTCTGGTACTCCGTCAGCGCGCTTCGGCCGCCCGGCCAGGTGGCCGCGGACAGGTCGTGCCAGACGACGACGTCCGCGTCGAGCCCGATGACGCCGCCGATGGCGCGGTGTCCTTCGTGCTTCCCGAGCGCTTCGAGCATCCGGTAGAGGTGCGCGAGCCGCATCTGGTCCCGCGGCTGCGAGCGGACCTTTCGCGCCGGGTCGGGCAGCCGGTTCGCCGGGTCGAGGTCGGTCATCACCGTGGTCGGCGCACCCGCGCCGCGATCGGTGATGCGGTGCCGCACGACCAGCACCGGCACGTAGCCGTCGCCGGTGTGGACCAGGAGCTCGGAGCCGCCACGCCGATGACCGGCGCGATCGACCGGGAGCAGCGCGCCCCAGATGTAGCGCGCTTCGGCGGCGAAGGCCTCTTCGGTGAGCTGCACGCGCTCGGCGGCCGGGAGGTCTCGGGGATCTTGACCCAGGTCGCGTCGGGGCCGGTCGCGTCCATGAGCCGCTGCACGATCGCGTCGCGATGCGCCGACGCGTCGGCGATCCGCTGCTGCGCGGCGGGGTCGGGCGGGGCGAGCGGGACCTCGCGCATCGCCGGATCGTGTTCCAGGTGCACGCGACGCCGGCAGCGGCTCACCGCTCCCGCGTCCAGTAGCACCTCGTTACTCACGGACAACACTCTAGAAGGCCACCGGCAAGCCGACATGCCCGCCACATCGGCGACCAGTAAGTTCGACTGTGACACAGCGTGGGAGGTGCCATGGCGCGCAAGGCCAAAGCCGTCGACGGCGAAGGCAGGTTTACCCCGAAGAAGGCGAAGAACGCCGTCGCGGTGGCCAAAGTGGTCGGACCGGCCGTACTGCCGGTGATCGCGCCGTACGCCGTTCGGGCGGCGGGTGCCGCACGAGAGCTATACGACCGTTATCAAGCGAAGAAGCTCGGCGTCGCCGTCGACCAGCTCGGCGAGTTCAGCGGGCGCGGTGCCGCGCTGCACGCGCGGATCGCGGGGCTGACGCAGGGGCTCGCGGAGCTGAAGAAATCCGCGAAGGCGACAGACTCCGACGTGGCCTTCGCGAAGGACACCCAGGGGACGCTGGAGCAGCTTTCGGCGACCGTTCGCGCTTCGGAGCGGATGCCCGCCGCGCGGCGGAAGGCGGCGCATCGGGCGGTGGCCGGGGAGCTGGACCAGCTGGAGGGGAAGCTGCTGCACCGGCTGGGGATCTGAGCGAGCTGAAGGGAGCTTTCCCCGCATGTCATGCGAGGAAAGCTCCCTTCGCCGCGTGTGATGCGGGGAAAGTCCCCTTCAGCCCCCGCTAGGAGATGAAACCCTTCTTCTTCATCCATTCGTAGGCGACCTCGCCCTGATCACGGCCGTCGACGTCGACCTGCTTGCACAGCTCGATCATCTGCTCGTTGTCCAGCGCCGCGGCGATGGTCTCCAGCGGCCCGCGGATCTCCGGGTGCTGGTTCAGGAACTCGGTCCTCAGCGTCGGCACGGCGTTGTACTGCGGGAACGCCTTCTTGTCGTCTTCGAGCACGCGAAGGTTCAGCCCGGCGATCCGGCCGTCGGTCGTGAAGATCTCGCCGATCGGGCAGGTCCCGCTCGCCACGGCCGAGTAGATCGTCCCGATGCCGAAGTTCTTGATCACCGGGTTCTGGAACCCGTACGCCCGCACGGCGGCGGGGAAACCGTCCTGGCGGCTGGTGAACTCGGTTTCCAGGCAGAACACGTTCTGGTCCGGCTTCCGCTTCAGGAACGCCGCCAGGTCCGACGTCGTCTTGAGGTTGTTCGCCGCGCCGTAGGCCTCGGTGACCGCGAAGGCGTACTGGTCGTTGAGCGGCGAGTAGTTCAGCCAGGTGACGCCGAACTTCGCCTCGTCGGCCGCCTTCGTGGCTTCGTACTGGGCCTGTTCCCCGCCGGGGACGGGAAGTTCGTTGCCCTGGTAGTTGATCCAGCCGGTGCCGGTGTACTCCCAGGTGACGTCGGTCTGGCCGGCGAGCAGCGCCTGCCGTGACGAGTTCGAACCCTTGATGTCGGTCAGGTCGACGACGTCCGCGCCCGCCGCGGAAAGCGCCATCTCGGCCATGTAGCCCAGGATGATGTTCTCGGTGAAGTCCTTCGAGCCCACTGTCACCTTGACGCCCTTGAGCGACTCGATGGGCTTGATGGAACCGGGTTCGATCTTGTACGGCAGCGCGGTGTTGACCTCGAGCCCGCACGCGGAAAGCGTGCCGCACAACAGGATCGCGCCGAGGATCGCTTTGAGTCGCATGTCAGCGCAGTCCCTTCGGTCCGAAGAACTGTTCCGCCACCGCGCCGAGCCAGTCCACCAGCAGTGCCAGCGCGACGGCGAGCACCGAGCCGGTGATCAGCACCTTCGTCAGGTTGAGCTTGTAGCCGGTGTCGATCAGCAGGCCGAAGCCACCGGCGTTGACGAACATGCCGAAGGTCGCCGTGCCGACGGCCAGCACCAGCGAGGTCCGCAGGCCGGCCAGGATCAGCGGGATGGCCAACGGGAACTCGACCCGCCACAGCACCCCGGAGGCCGACATGCCGATCCCGCGGCCCGCGTCGATCAGTGACGGATCGACCTGTTGCAGGCCGACCATCGTGTTCCGCAGCACCGGAAGCAGCGAGTAGAACGCCAGCGGCAGCGCGGCGACCCACAGCCCGCCGGTGGCGCCGGTGACGATGAACCACAGCACCAGCACGCCCAGCGCGGGCGCCGCCTGGCCGATGTTCGCGACCGCCAGGAAGACCGGCGCCGCCCATTTCGCCCACGGCCGCGTCACGAGCACGCCGAGCGGCACCGCGACGGCGACCACGATCGCGGTGACCACGACGGTCATCGCCAGGTGGTCGCGCAGCGCGGCGAACAGCCCGGCGGCGTTGAGGGTCTCCTTCTCCGTCGCGGTCAGGTCACTGCTGAACACCCAGATCAACACCCCGGCGACGATCAGCAGCACCGCGGCGGGCTGGGCGAACAGCCGGACCCGTTCGGCGCTTCTCGACGAGGATTCGGTGGAAAAGCCGGTATCGACGGTGGCCGTCATGCGGTCACACCTTCCGCCGGGCTGTCGTCGGAGTGCTCCTCGCGCAGCTGCTGGATCGTCGAGATGACTGTGTCGAGCTCGATCGTGCCGGCGTATTCGCCGCGCGCGCCGGTCACCGGGACGCTGCCGCCCTCGGCGAGCATGGCTTCGAGCGCGTCCTGCAGGGTCGACTGGAGGCTGACGTAGTCGCGCAGCGGTTTGCCCGCGGTGGACAGCGACGTCGCCTTGGTCAGCTCGCGGACGTGCACCCACCGCATCGGACGGCGCCGCTGATCGAGCACCAGCACGAAATGCTTGCGCTGCTGCGTGAGCTTCTCGCGCACCTCGGACGGCGACTCGCTCACCGTCGCGGTGAGCGCGTCCTGCTTCAGCTCGACGTCGCGGACCCGCAGCAGCGTCAGCTGCTTCAGCGAGGCACCGGCGCCGACGAAACCGGCGACCGTGTCGTCGGCCGGGTTCGCGAGGATCGCGTCCGGGGTGTCGTACTGCAGGATCCGCGACTGGTTGCCCAGCACCGCGATCTTGTCGCCGAGCTTCACGGCCTCGTCGAAGTCGTGGGTGACGAAGACGATCGTCTTCTTCAGCTCGGTCTGGAGCCGCAGCAGTTCGTCCTGCAGGTTGCCGCGGGTGATCGGGTCGACCGCGCCGAACGGCTCGTCCATCAGCAGCACCGGCGGGTCGGCCGCGAGCGCCCGCGCGACGCCGACACGCTGCTGCTGCCCACCGGACAGCTGACGCGGGAACCGGTCGCGGAAATCGGCCGGGTCCAGCCCGACCAGGTCCATCATCTCCTCGACCCGGTCGTTGACCTTCTTCTTGTCCCAGCCGAGCAGCCCCGGCACCACCGCGATGTTCTGCGCGACGGTGAAATGCGGGAAGAGCCCGGCCTGCTGGATCGCGTAGCCGATGCGACGGCGCAGCGTGTCGACATCGAGCTTCAGCGCGTCGTCGCCGCCGATGGTGATACGGCCCGACGTCGGCTCGATCAGCCGGTTGATCATGCGCATGGTCGTGGTCTTGCCACAGCCGGACGGGCCGACGAAGACCACGATCTTGCCCGCGGGCACCACCATCGAGAAGTCGTCGACGGCCGGCTCCCGGGTCCCGGGGTAGCGCTTCGTGACGTTCTCCAGCTCGATCTCGACGCCGGATACGGTTTCGGACTCAGCCACGGACACCCCTAGAGACGGTCAAACGGTTGATCAGTACGTAAACGGCGTCGAGGACCAGCGCCAGGACGACCACGCCGAGCGTCCCGGTCAACGCCTGGTTGAGGGAGTTCGTGCTCCCCGCGTTGGTGAGGCCGGAGAAGACCTCCGAGCCGAGGCCCGGGCCTTTCGCGTAGGCCGCGATGACCGCGATACCCATGAGCATCTGCGTCGCGACCCGCATCCCGGCGAGGATCGCCGGCCAGGCGAGCCGCAGCTCCACCCTGGTCAGCACGCCGAACCGGCTCATGCCGATGCCGCGCGCCGCGTCACTGACCGCCGGATCGACGCCGCTCAGCCCGACGATCGTGTTCCGCACGATCGGCAGCAGCGCGTAGAGCACGAGCGCGATGACGGTGGTGTTCGCGCCGAGGCCGAACACCGGGATGAGCAGCCCGAGGAGGGCGAAGGAGGGGACGGTGAGGATCGTGCTCGCCAGCGCCGTGGCCACGGCCGACCCGATCGGGCTGCGGTAGACGGCGACGCCGATCACCACGCCGAGGACGGCGGCCAGGATCGTGCACTGCACGACCGCGCTGACATGGAGGAGCCCTTGGAGGGCGAGTCTGTCCCACCGATCCGAGATGTACTCGAAGAGGTTCATCGCGTGCTGGTTCTCCCGCCGCCTCTGGGTGAGACTCCTCACCCATTCGGAGTAGCTGTATCGGGAGCCTGACTACCCAAAACGCTCGCGGTCAAACCCCTGTTTACCGCCTTTTATCCCGCCAACCTGCCCGATCCGGCCCGATCGGGCAAACGCACGCGCCGTCTTTCACGCTGCTCAGCAGCCGGGAGGACGTCGACCACTCGGCTGGGCGTCGAATACTCTTCACCCGTGAGTAAAGGCAGCCATCACCGAAGCGCGTTACGCGTTGTGCGTGGTGGCTTGCTCGGCGTGAGTTCCGCGGCGCTGGCCGTGACCGCTCACATGATCGGGGACGGCGACCTCCCCGATACGGCGATGACGTTGTTGCTCACCGTGCTGATCGGCTGGAACGCCGCCGCGCTCGCCGCGAAGGCCCGCGGACCGCTGGCCACCATCGTCGACCTCGGCGCCGGTCAGGTCGTGATGCACCTCGTGCTCAGTTCGCTGAGCAGTCACCAGCCACACACCGAGCCCGCCCCGATCTCGGGCGGCCTCGCGATGACCGTCGCGCACGTCGTCGCCACCCTGATCACCGCGTTGCTGCTGGCCAAGGCCGACGGCCTGCTGCTCGGCGTCCTCTCCTGCCTGCGCGCGCTGGTCCCCTTCATCCTCAACGCGCTCCCGGTGCCCGCCGCGGTGGCGTCGCCGGTGCTCGCCCGTCCGGCGGGCCCCGGCCACCTCGTCCGCGTGGACCTCCGCCGCGTCCACGGCAGGCGCGGCCCGCCGCTGTTCTCCTGAACCCACGACATCCCCCGTAATCCGGCGAGGCCCCCGAGCCCGCCGTCCCAGTCACGTTCAGGAGTTTTCGTGTCCAAGCACGTCTTCAAGCGCGCCGGTTTCCTGGCCGCCGCCGTCGGTATCGCCGGCCTGCTGTCCGCCGGGGTCGCCTCGGCCCACGTCACCGCCAACGTCTACGGCCCCCAGCCCGCGAAGGGCGGCTACGGGTCGATCTTCTTCCGCGTCCCCAACGAGGAGAAGGACGCCGGCACGGTCAAGGTCGAGATCACCGTCAAGCCCGAGTACGCGCTCACCTCCGTGCGCGCCAAACCGCTTCCCGGCTGGAAGGCCGAGGTCGTCAAGGCCAAGCTGCCCGCCCCGGTGACCACCGACTCCGGCACGCAGATCACCGAGGCCGTCACCAAGGTCTCCTGGACCGCCGAGCCCGGTAACAAGATCGCCGCCGGGTCGACCGAGTTCCAGGAGTTCCAGATCAGCGCGGGCAAGTTCCCGGCCAACGTCGACACGATCGAGTTCCCCGCCACCCAGACCTACGAGAACGGCAAGGTCGTCGAGTGGAACCAGCCGACCCCGGCCTCCGGTGAGGAGCCCGAGCACCCCGCGCCGACGGTGAAGCTCGCCGAGAAGAGCGCCGACGGACACGGTGGCGGCCACGGCACGGACACCAAGGCCACGGCCGAGGAGTCGCACGCCGCGTCTTCGTCGTCCGACAACACCGCCCGCTGGCTCGGCGGCGCGGGCCTGGTCGTCGGCGCGCTCGGCCTCGGCGTCGGCGCGGGTGCCACCCTGCGCGCCCGCCGCGCCACCGCCGTCTCCGGCAAGAGCGACACCGAAGGAAAGTAAATGCGTAAAGCGATCGTCGCGCTGGCGATCACCGGGGTGGCGTGGCTCGCCACGGCCACCCCGGCGCTGGCGCACAACGTCCTGATCTCCTCCGACCCGGCGAAGGGCGCGTCGCTCGCCGCCGGGCCCGCGAAGATCACGCTCACGTTCGACCAGTACGTCCAGAACGCGAACGTCAACCAGATCGCGGTCATCGGACCGGGCGGCGGCCAGTGGGCCGAAGGCCAGGTCGAGGTCCGCGACAGCGTCGTGACCGTGCCGCTGCGGCCGCTCGGCCCGGCGGGCGAGTACAAGATCGGCTACCGGATCCTGTCCGCGGACGGGCACGCCGTGACCGGTGAGGTGCCGTTCACCCTCACCGCGGCGGGCACCGGAACCCCGGCGAGCGCCGATGCCGCGCGCAGCAACGCGGGCCAGGCCGAGACCACCCCGGCGACCGGCGGCGAAGGCTCCTCCGGCGTGCCGATCTGGGTGTGGATCGCGGGCGCCGTCGTGCTGCTCGCCGTCGGACTGACCGTCGCGCTGCGCACCGGCGCCGGTGACAAGGAGAAGAGCGGCTCATGACCCAGGCCGAGACCACCTCGCGCGCCCGCGTCGCCGTCCTGTTCTGCGTGGTGACGGCGGGGATCGTCGGCGCCCTGATCGGGGTCGCGCTGACGGCGACCGCCCCCGTGCCCGGGGTCGCGCAGGTCAGCGAGGTGGTCTCGGTCTCGATCCCGATCGTTCGGGTACTGCTGGACATCTCGGCGGTCGCGACGATCGGGCTGGCGCTGCTTTCGGTACTGGTCGGCTACGACCGGCCGAAGCTCTCCGAGCCGATCATGCGGATCGCGCGGCCCGCGAGCGTCGCGGCCGCGCTGATCTGGGCGACCACCGCGCTCGTCGCGCTGATCCTGCAGACCGCCGAATACCGGCCGGGCTCCAGCACGCTGTCGATGTCGGACGTCGGGAGCTACATCGCCGACGTCGGCGCCGGGAAGGCGCTGCTGATCGTCGCGGTCTTGGCCCTGCTGCACGCCGGGCTCGGGATCCTCGCGCTGAAACACGGCGAGAAGGTGCCCGCCGAGGTCCGCGTCGGGCTGGGGCTGTTCGCGCTGCTCCCGCTGCCGGTCACCGGTCACGCGTCGAACTGGAACTACCACGACTACACGATGATCTCGATGGAACTGCACGTCATGAGCGCCGTCGCCTGGACCGGCGGACTCGGCGCGATGGCGGTGCTGCTCGTCGGGAACCGGACACTCCTGGCGCACGCGCTGCCGCGGTTCTCCAAACTGGCGACGCTGTGCCTGATCCTCGGCGCGGCGACCGGGCTGTTCAACGGGCTGATCGAGATCTCGCTCAACCCGTCGCTCGGCTTCTGGGAAGGCGTCTTCACCACGCCGTACGGGCAACTGGTGCTGTTGAAGCTGCTGTGCACCGGCGTGATCGCGGGCCTCGGCGCGTACACGCGCTGGAAGCTGATGCCGCAGATCGTCCGGCACAACCGCACCGCGCTGGCCGCGTGGGCGACGCTGGAGCTGACGGTGATGGGGCTCGCGTTCGGCTTCGCCGTCGTCCTCACGCGAGCCCCGGTCGTCCCGACGTCTTAGGCCTTCTTGTCCAGCGAGACGATCATCAACGTCTCGGTCGACTCGGGTTCGAAGCGCACCTCGGCGATCCCGGACAGCTCTTCGTTGACGCTCACCCGGCCGTCGTGATTCCAGACGACGAGGTCGTCGCCTTCACGGCAGAAGTTCCACTGGTGCAGCCCGAAGTAGTTCTCGCGCTCGCCCTCGTTCACGTTGAGCATCAGCACGACGGCGTGGCCCGGCTTGACGACCTCGAGCATCTGACGGGTGCCGAGCACCGGGTCGTACACGTG from Amycolatopsis sp. EV170708-02-1 includes:
- a CDS encoding DUF6474 family protein, whose translation is MARKAKAVDGEGRFTPKKAKNAVAVAKVVGPAVLPVIAPYAVRAAGAARELYDRYQAKKLGVAVDQLGEFSGRGAALHARIAGLTQGLAELKKSAKATDSDVAFAKDTQGTLEQLSATVRASERMPAARRKAAHRAVAGELDQLEGKLLHRLGI
- a CDS encoding glycine betaine ABC transporter substrate-binding protein, translating into MRLKAILGAILLCGTLSACGLEVNTALPYKIEPGSIKPIESLKGVKVTVGSKDFTENIILGYMAEMALSAAGADVVDLTDIKGSNSSRQALLAGQTDVTWEYTGTGWINYQGNELPVPGGEQAQYEATKAADEAKFGVTWLNYSPLNDQYAFAVTEAYGAANNLKTTSDLAAFLKRKPDQNVFCLETEFTSRQDGFPAAVRAYGFQNPVIKNFGIGTIYSAVASGTCPIGEIFTTDGRIAGLNLRVLEDDKKAFPQYNAVPTLRTEFLNQHPEIRGPLETIAAALDNEQMIELCKQVDVDGRDQGEVAYEWMKKKGFIS
- a CDS encoding ABC transporter permease; protein product: MTATVDTGFSTESSSRSAERVRLFAQPAAVLLIVAGVLIWVFSSDLTATEKETLNAAGLFAALRDHLAMTVVVTAIVVAVAVPLGVLVTRPWAKWAAPVFLAVANIGQAAPALGVLVLWFIVTGATGGLWVAALPLAFYSLLPVLRNTMVGLQQVDPSLIDAGRGIGMSASGVLWRVEFPLAIPLILAGLRTSLVLAVGTATFGMFVNAGGFGLLIDTGYKLNLTKVLITGSVLAVALALLVDWLGAVAEQFFGPKGLR
- a CDS encoding ABC transporter ATP-binding protein: MAESETVSGVEIELENVTKRYPGTREPAVDDFSMVVPAGKIVVFVGPSGCGKTTTMRMINRLIEPTSGRITIGGDDALKLDVDTLRRRIGYAIQQAGLFPHFTVAQNIAVVPGLLGWDKKKVNDRVEEMMDLVGLDPADFRDRFPRQLSGGQQQRVGVARALAADPPVLLMDEPFGAVDPITRGNLQDELLRLQTELKKTIVFVTHDFDEAVKLGDKIAVLGNQSRILQYDTPDAILANPADDTVAGFVGAGASLKQLTLLRVRDVELKQDALTATVSESPSEVREKLTQQRKHFVLVLDQRRRPMRWVHVRELTKATSLSTAGKPLRDYVSLQSTLQDALEAMLAEGGSVPVTGARGEYAGTIELDTVISTIQQLREEHSDDSPAEGVTA
- a CDS encoding ABC transporter permease; protein product: MNLFEYISDRWDRLALQGLLHVSAVVQCTILAAVLGVVIGVAVYRSPIGSAVATALASTILTVPSFALLGLLIPVFGLGANTTVIALVLYALLPIVRNTIVGLSGVDPAVSDAARGIGMSRFGVLTRVELRLAWPAILAGMRVATQMLMGIAVIAAYAKGPGLGSEVFSGLTNAGSTNSLNQALTGTLGVVVLALVLDAVYVLINRLTVSRGVRG
- a CDS encoding YcnI family protein, with product MSKHVFKRAGFLAAAVGIAGLLSAGVASAHVTANVYGPQPAKGGYGSIFFRVPNEEKDAGTVKVEITVKPEYALTSVRAKPLPGWKAEVVKAKLPAPVTTDSGTQITEAVTKVSWTAEPGNKIAAGSTEFQEFQISAGKFPANVDTIEFPATQTYENGKVVEWNQPTPASGEEPEHPAPTVKLAEKSADGHGGGHGTDTKATAEESHAASSSSDNTARWLGGAGLVVGALGLGVGAGATLRARRATAVSGKSDTEGK
- a CDS encoding copper resistance CopC family protein; its protein translation is MRKAIVALAITGVAWLATATPALAHNVLISSDPAKGASLAAGPAKITLTFDQYVQNANVNQIAVIGPGGGQWAEGQVEVRDSVVTVPLRPLGPAGEYKIGYRILSADGHAVTGEVPFTLTAAGTGTPASADAARSNAGQAETTPATGGEGSSGVPIWVWIAGAVVLLAVGLTVALRTGAGDKEKSGS
- a CDS encoding copper resistance D family protein — protein: MTQAETTSRARVAVLFCVVTAGIVGALIGVALTATAPVPGVAQVSEVVSVSIPIVRVLLDISAVATIGLALLSVLVGYDRPKLSEPIMRIARPASVAAALIWATTALVALILQTAEYRPGSSTLSMSDVGSYIADVGAGKALLIVAVLALLHAGLGILALKHGEKVPAEVRVGLGLFALLPLPVTGHASNWNYHDYTMISMELHVMSAVAWTGGLGAMAVLLVGNRTLLAHALPRFSKLATLCLILGAATGLFNGLIEISLNPSLGFWEGVFTTPYGQLVLLKLLCTGVIAGLGAYTRWKLMPQIVRHNRTALAAWATLELTVMGLAFGFAVVLTRAPVVPTS